A genome region from Nocardioides cynanchi includes the following:
- a CDS encoding S8 family serine peptidase, which yields MTTAPAWSSAFERGAIEGVVSLPLGDVREWAFSGSTGAGVRLAVVDSGVDGAHPRVGGISGGVAFEVDPDDEQEFLAHEGPHEDLVGHGTACAAIIRSLAPDVEIYSVRVLGPNLKGRGAMLQAGVEWAVDHGMDVANLSLSSKAAAMYAPLHGIADEAFFAGTVLVCAANNLPGPTYPSQYASVVSVAATPGAGERSLFYNPSPPVEFGARGIDVDVAWAEGSSITATGNSFAAPHVAGMVALMRAKHPWLTPFQVKAVLHAASDNSTSG from the coding sequence GTGACGACCGCCCCGGCCTGGTCGTCGGCCTTCGAGCGCGGTGCGATCGAGGGCGTGGTCTCGCTGCCGCTGGGCGACGTCCGGGAGTGGGCCTTCTCCGGGAGCACCGGGGCCGGCGTCCGGCTCGCGGTGGTCGACAGCGGTGTGGACGGCGCCCACCCCCGGGTCGGTGGGATCTCCGGAGGGGTCGCCTTCGAGGTCGACCCCGACGACGAGCAGGAGTTCCTCGCCCACGAGGGCCCGCACGAGGACCTCGTCGGGCACGGCACCGCCTGCGCCGCGATCATCAGGTCGCTGGCGCCCGATGTCGAGATCTACAGCGTGCGGGTGCTGGGGCCCAACCTCAAGGGCCGCGGCGCGATGCTGCAGGCCGGCGTCGAGTGGGCGGTCGACCACGGCATGGACGTCGCCAACCTGTCGCTGTCGAGCAAGGCGGCGGCGATGTACGCCCCGCTGCACGGCATCGCCGACGAGGCGTTCTTCGCCGGGACGGTGCTCGTCTGCGCGGCCAACAACCTGCCCGGACCCACCTACCCCTCGCAGTACGCGTCGGTGGTGTCGGTGGCCGCGACGCCCGGTGCGGGGGAGCGGAGCCTGTTCTACAACCCGAGCCCGCCGGTGGAGTTCGGGGCCCGCGGCATCGACGTGGACGTCGCCTGGGCCGAGGGCAGCTCGATCACCGCGACCGGCAACAGCTTCGCGGCTCCGCACGTGGCCGGCATGGTCGCACTGATGCGGGCCAAGCATCCCTGGCTCACGCCGTTCCAGGTCAAGGCCGTGCTGCACGCCGCCAGCGACAACAGCACGAGTGGCTGA